The Musa acuminata AAA Group cultivar baxijiao chromosome BXJ1-8, Cavendish_Baxijiao_AAA, whole genome shotgun sequence genomic sequence ttaacttttttgttatatatatatacacacacacacacacacacacacgagatTCGGTGCCGCTCTCCCTCGACTATCCCGATTCGTCGCCGTCCTCCCTCGTCGGAcgccgcagatgagatgtcgcctcctcatctgaggcgacgaggcctcgacgttgtcggtgacttctcctcatccgtgcgtggagaagaagcctcggtgaTGCCACCAAGGCTTCGCGGGAGAAGAAATGAGGCAACATCACccttttttatatttcttaactTTTttgttacacacacacacacacacacacacacacacacacacacacacactgagcGGTACGCTAGcacatatcgctcggtatactcgTACCATACTGAACTGAACTTGATACTCCGGTACCGTACGAAATTATGAACCTTGGTTATATCCTGTtatgaaaataacataaaatattgTGTGAATAACCTGCGTGTATACTGAAGCATTTAACACATGTACAGGAGTGTTCACGAATATTTTCCATTACGAACACAACAAAAACAACAAGCATTTTGAATTTTTCTTGCTCTGTTACTTTTCTCTCTTCATGGATATATCCACTTACCGATACATACACATGCTTTTAGAATGTGAAAAACACCTTGGGATCAGCAGATCATTAAAATGGTCTTATGTAGTACAGAATTTTACACATAGAAAACATGAGAAAAGAGTGTGGTAAGGAGAGTAATTGAACATCTGATGTTAAGAAAAGATTAGGTGTCATACTAGAAACATATAACCTGTTTATGCATCCTTTTTCAAGGCGCCAAGCAAGCTTACAGTGAATGGTGCAAAACTGAAAATAGAGTTGCTTGCCAGAATATCATTTTCTACAAGCAGGATGTGACCCTAAGAGTTGTTCCCTTACAACCTGATCTCCTCATGAAACAACGTAAGACTGCATCATCCTTTTCACGAAGTATGCCCTTTATTATGTGACTCTATGAAATAAACTATCATGCAACGATACGTCTGGCATGTTCTGGTCaaagatattaatatatattttttatactacTATAATTTTCATTACCTTACCTGAGAAACTGCTTTGCAGGGACACAAAGACTTCTCAGCCGATCGCATTAATGCATTTGTTTGTGATCTCACAGTGCAAACCCTCAGTGAGATAATTGAACCTTCTTCTGTCGACATTGTAACCATGGTAAGTGATTATAATCTATGTAATAATTCTTCTTCAAGGCTTTCTGAATGGTTTTTTTAGATAGCTTCCCCTTTCTTCTTGTTACTATTAATATCTTCTATTTTGGGTCTTTGTTTTAGATTCCTAGTTGAGATACCATTAGTAGCCCAACTGCTGACACATTAAATAGGTTTTTGTGTTGTCCGCAGTTTCTCCGGAGAAGATGCCTTTGGTGCTACATAATATAAGGAGAGTTCTTAAAGTAAGTTttttcctttaaaaaaaaaaagagtaatgaGGGCATCATTATAGTCTACAAGCACCTCTAATTTCCTGCCTGACTTGTTCTCAGCCAAATGGTCGTGTACTTTTCCGTGATTACGCCACTGGTGACCTTGCGCAGGTGAGTTATGTTAGTACTACATTAGTTGGATTACTTAAATTCTTTATATGTCTTTTGAATCTAATGTTCTAATAAGAATCTATTTTGTACAGTTTATGACCAATTAAACTTAttagaattttaattttaattttttttaatgttattcaCTGAAATCTTTATGCTATGTGAAGACTATCTGCTTTACATTGTTTACTTTGTGAAGATCTAGACAAACAAACTTGTGGTCCCTTGCCTAGTTATCTCTTAGGTACAATTTCTTTAACCAAAACTTACATGTGGCCCCTTGCCTACTTGTCTGTTTTGCATGTAGAATGTTCTTCTCTTCAGAACTTGCTTGCAATATCACTATTCATATTGGTTTTGTCAAAATTGTTCACCATAAGAATTTATTTTAATCAACAGGCAACTTGGTTTGAATTTATTTTGGTTGTCATGTTCCCATTCAGTTTGTACTGAACTCTCTATTTTGCTTCACCAGGGAATAATTATACTTCTTTCTGGGATTTGGTAATTCTAAGTTCTAACAAACAAGcatataattacaaatattttacaGGAAAGGCTCACTTGCAAAGAGCAGCAGATTAGTGAGAACTTCTATGTCAGAGGTGATGGAACAGTAAGTTATAGATGAGCTTAGTTTTAACACGGACTTGATATTCCGGATTCCTTTTTCTTACTAATACTTTCCTGCACAGCGTGCTTATTACTTTTCCAAAAAATTCTTGGCAAATCTCTTTATGCAAAATGGGTTTAGTGTCGAGGAAGTTAGCATCTGCAGTAAACAAGTTGAGAATCGCTCGTTGGAAATAGTGATGAATAGGTACTGATTGGAGTAACTCTTTATtgttgaaagatttttttttttttaaattgtcaTTTAAAATCCTGATATCGtctttgatattttttaagtCAATAAATTGTGATTAAGTTAGCTGCTAGATATTACCATATGCATCGTAAAAACCTTGATTAAAGCTATATGATTGTAGTTGTTGTTCATTCATCTACTAGTGCTGAGAAAAATGATGAGATTTTAATCCAGCATTCATGCTTAGTTGTGCACATAAATGTAAAAATATTGCTGCATGAGTTACATCTTTTTTTCATGATTAGTAATAATTCTTCTCACTTTCTATGTTAATATGAGATTCAATTTTTGTGAAAATTTAATGTAACGTGGGTAGCATAATTTGTTACTTATATGAGGAATGGATTATTAATTTcgcttattaattttttttgccTTTATCTTAAGCAAATCTTTGTTTTCATCTTCCAGCAGCCTCAGTTTCCATAAGTGGTTACtccagcatggtttcattgatatAATTCCTATAGGTTTATGATTGTTTTCCAATGTGTTATTCTGCGATGTGCAGTCACTATGTAGCTAGCTGCCTTGTCTTTTTCTGTGAAGGACTGTTTATTATAGTGTTAGCATTACATTCACGTCTTGGGTATCTCCATTACATTTCACGTCTTGGGTATCTCTTGTTCTGAAGAACCTCGGTACTGCTATGGTGATCGGTGttaatttgttttatttttctgcttttgGTCATTATCTTAGGCGTTGGATTCAAGCCGTCTTCTGCAACAGATCTttggtccaaatgcatgaaaacaTGTCGATCACCGAGAAATTTTTGAACAATTACGATGATACAGAAGTTGACGTATCTGACAGTATTGCTGACATGTTTGGCATGTCACCACCTGCTGATGAGGTAACTCTTTAGGCTCTTGTGAATTTTTGCACTGTTTTTCTTAaagaattattatatataatttcttgAACTAGTTGGAGCTTAGTAACAAAACATTGTTCTTCTTTTAGTTCTTGTTTGTTGAGAGTCAGTGGCAGATGATTTGAAATGTCTTGTTGTTATACTAGTGTCATTTTAAACTGGATTTTATAATAATAGTCATTTTTTCATTTTGCAATGTAAAGCTCATTTTTGCTAGGTTCTTATCTGTTTTAATATGGAAAAGGACTTACATGTTATAGTAATATAGACTGCTCTAACATTACGTTTATGATAATATGGGCTGATAAAGTCTCATTGGAATAACTGCCATTCATGTAGTAAGCCTCTACAGATTGAAATGGCAGCTATTTCTTATTTCTTTTGTCTTATCAGTTTGTAATAAAACTTCTGGTTCTCTATGGACATGGATTGTGGTGCACCTGTAGTTTAACTCTGACTAAACACATGTTATCATGTTTCAAAGCAACTTTATCGATTTCTTGGCATTATCTCTTATTCATTAAACAGACTTGAATTTGGATTTTTAATGTTTAATGTCCAATCGGTCACAAGTTCTCACAATGAGAAGATGAGCAATGGGTGTGGGCATATTTTTAAGATCCAGCTGCCATAGGGACAACGAACATGACTTTTAATattgaaaggaaaaataaaaataaaaacctcCATATTAAGCAGCATGTTTAATGTTGGTCATTTCTGCCTCATTGTAAATACAAATTCTGATTTGACCTATTATCAATATGCTCAGCTTGCAATTGATTATTACTGTATTCCAATACCTTAAGTGTGGCAACCTAGAGCAACAAAAATGCAGGTTAATAGCAAAGCccttcactattttttttttccagttGTTAATTTCCATCAAATTTCCTCCATCAATTTAATTCATGGTACCTTACAATTTAATACTGTATAAAACATCCATGTTATTGTGAAcaaaaataatcttaatattaAGCTTCACATTCTCTTCAGACAAAGTAGTGATATTCTTCTCATAGCATGAAGCTGTGATAACTTTTTTAAACTGCATTGTGCTCTTACTGTTTCTTGTCATCCTAGCATGAAGTCTTGAACATGCTTATAATCTGGATTCAGTTGAAATTTGAGTTATTGCATTATCCAACATCATTGTTCTATTGTTGTAGATCGTTAGATAATAGAATCATTTGTTTAATAACTATTGGATAAACGCTAGTGATAATTATATTAGCTATTTCTTTTCCTTGATAGATTCTTGTAGTAATACTGTCATAGGTGGTAAGATATAGTTCCAGGACATTTATCATAGAGAATAAAGATATGATAGTTGGAAAAACAAAGTTTTGCCAAGAAAggttcctttttctcttttctacttctttgatattcttttctttattttcattGGATAAGATCAATATGTGATTGACAGTGTTGCTTCTTTCTTTAAGCAACCACTGAATTATATTATCTTGTGAAGTAGGTTAAATAAAAATGCATCAAGCTTCGATGTATCCATCTCTTATGTTGTTAGTTTGCATATGACAGAATCCTTTAATTGTTCTAAGTTAACAATATTTTATATTGCTTTTAATTTGTGGGTTGTCCTGTGATTGCAAGAAATAGGTTATCAAGATTGAAGTGAAAGACTACAGCTTTAAGATAAAAGCACTTGCTAAAGAATATCAACATACCTGCAAATCTACTGGACTTATGATATGGGAATCAGCTCATCTAATGAGCAACTTATTGGCAGAAAACCCTTCAATTGTTGCAGGAAAGAAGATGTTGGAATTGGGTTGTGGCTCTGCTGGTATCTGCTCAATGATTGCTGCTCAGTTGGCAGAGGTGGTGGTCTCTACTGATGGAGATACAGAAGCTCTTAGCCTTCTAAGAGAGAATATCATATCAAACTTAGAAACAAGTTTGCTTAATAAAATTGTGGTTAAGAGGTTACTCTGGGGAAATACCGAGGACATCAAAGCCATCAAGGATCTTTGTGGACATAGTGGAGGTTTTGAGATTATCATAGGGACTGATGTAACTTACAATTATGATGCTATTTCACCTCTGTTTGAGACAGCAAGAGAGCTGATAAGCAACCGGGAAAATGGGAATTGCAAGCCAGCCCTTGTATTATGCCACATTCAAAGAAGAGTTGATGAAAGCTCAATAATTTCCACTGCATTGCACTTTGGTTTTGAGCTTGTCGATAGGTGGGTTAATGGAATGCATTCGAGTCATGGTGGTATCATCAACTCTTGGTTCGTCGAAGGTGCTGGTTACATGAGTTTCTTCAAGAATACGCCACTGGCTATC encodes the following:
- the LOC135587321 gene encoding uncharacterized protein LOC135587321 isoform X1; this encodes MAGDAAANPVAAAEAAVAEGVKKIQIYSSSSSSSSARQVTPFWKEKYERDAKKYWDIFYKRHQDRFFKDRHYLDKEWGHYFLADKDGKNLVVLEVGCGAGNTIFPLVATYPYIIVHACDFSSRAIDLVKGHKDFSADRINAFVCDLTVQTLSEIIEPSSVDIVTMVFVLSAVSPEKMPLVLHNIRRVLKPNGRVLFRDYATGDLAQERLTCKEQQISENFYVRGDGTRAYYFSKKFLANLFMQNGFSVEEVSICSKQVENRSLEIVMNRRWIQAVFCNRSLVQMHENMSITEKFLNNYDDTEVDVSDSIADMFGMSPPADEVIKIEVKDYSFKIKALAKEYQHTCKSTGLMIWESAHLMSNLLAENPSIVAGKKMLELGCGSAGICSMIAAQLAEVVVSTDGDTEALSLLRENIISNLETSLLNKIVVKRLLWGNTEDIKAIKDLCGHSGGFEIIIGTDVTYNYDAISPLFETARELISNRENGNCKPALVLCHIQRRVDESSIISTALHFGFELVDRWVNGMHSSHGGIINSWFVEGAGYMSFFKNTPLAILYFHA
- the LOC135587321 gene encoding tRNA N(3)-methylcytidine methyltransferase trm141-like isoform X2; this translates as MAGDAAANPVAAAEAAVAEGVKKIQIYSSSSSSSSARQVTPFWKEKYERDAKKYWDIFYKRHQDRFFKDRHYLDKEWGHYFLADKDGKNLVVLEVGCGAGNTIFPLVATYPYIIVHACDFSSRAIDLVKGHKDFSADRINAFVCDLTVQTLSEIIEPSSVDIVTMVFVLSAVSPEKMPLVLHNIRRVLKPNGRVLFRDYATGDLAQERLTCKEQQISENFYVRGDGTRAYYFSKKFLANLFMQNGFSVEEVSICSKQVENRSLEIVMNRRWIQAVFCNRSLVQMHENMSITEKFLNNYDDTEVDVSDSIADMFGMSPPADEERRCWNWVVALLVSAQ
- the LOC135587321 gene encoding tRNA N(3)-methylcytidine methyltransferase trm141-like isoform X3, translating into MAGDAAANPVAAAEAAVAEGVKKIQIYSSSSSSSSARQVTPFWKEKYERDAKKYWDIFYKRHQDRFFKDRHYLDKEWGHYFLADKDGKNLVVLEVGCGAGNTIFPLVATYPYIIVHACDFSSRAIDLVKGHKDFSADRINAFVCDLTVQTLSEIIEPSSVDIVTMVFVLSAVSPEKMPLVLHNIRRVLKPNGRVLFRDYATGDLAQERLTCKEQQISENFYVRGDGTRAYYFSKKFLANLFMQNGFSVEEVSICSKQVENRSLEIVMNRRWIQAVFCNRSLVQMHENMSITEKFLNNYDDTEVDVSDSIADMFGMSPPADEK